From the genome of Kluyveromyces lactis strain NRRL Y-1140 chromosome F complete sequence:
GTTGATTAAATAAACTGTATGCGGACTTGTCCTTGTAATATGTACATGAGGAGGCTCGGAAAATAAATATTGGTTGGCCGTTTATTCTTCCAGTTACCTGAGTTTGGCtatcttttcaagaagtGATTGTGTGTTTAAGAAGATTATGAGGTATTACAAAAACGATGCGGGAAAAGTGATTGTTATTCAAGCCTTTGAAAGAGCTCTTCTGTTTTTAACACCCTTTGCCAATAATCTTAGAACATCTTCAGTTGTTTCCCAACCGATACAGGCATCGGTGATAGAACATCCGTAAATCAACTTTTCACGGCCACCTTCTGGAGGAACGTCTTGTCTACCTTCGACTAAGTTAGATTCGATCATGACACCACAGATAGCATTTTGACCAGCTGATAGTTGTTCGTAAAGTGACTGAGCCACCTTTGGTTGATTTctgaaatctttctttgaattccCATGAGAACAATCAACCatgattcttctttggacACCTTCAGCATCAGCAACCTTTGCCTTGACCAATTCGGCTTGCGTCTTTTTTACGTTTTCAGCATCGAAATTAGTTCCAGTCTTACCACCTCTTAAGATAACAAAGGTATCTTCGTTACCTTCTGTTCCAACGATGGCAGTGACACCAGGTTTAGTAACAGACAAGAAGTAATGTGAGTGTGCAGCAGATCTCATGGCATCAACAGCAACTTGGAGACCACCGTCAGTACCATTCTTAAAACCAATTGGGAAAGAAAGACCAGAAGCTAATTCCCTATGTAGTTGAGATTCAGTGGTTCTAGCGCCGATAGCACCCAGAGAGAAACAGTC
Proteins encoded in this window:
- the ARO3 gene encoding 3-deoxy-7-phosphoheptulonate synthase ARO3 (highly similar to uniprot|P14843 YDR035W Saccharomyces cerevisiae ARO3 3-deoxy-D-arabino-heptulosonate-7- phosphate (DAHP) synthase), whose product is MFITNDHIGDRSSLEDWRIKGYDPLTPPDLLQHEYPIGEKAKKIIVEAREKVCDILNGKDDRLVVVIGPCSIHDPKAAYEYADLLKKISDELSDDLLIIMRAYLEKPRTTVGWKGLINDPDIDNSFQINKGLRISREMFTRLTEKLPIAGEMLDTISPQFLSDCFSLGAIGARTTESQLHRELASGLSFPIGFKNGTDGGLQVAVDAMRSAAHSHYFLSVTKPGVTAIVGTEGNEDTFVILRGGKTGTNFDAENVKKTQAELVKAKVADAEGVQRRIMVDCSHGNSKKDFRNQPKVAQSLYEQLSAGQNAICGVMIESNLVEGRQDVPPEGGREKLIYGCSITDACIGWETTEDVLRLLAKGVKNRRALSKA